In Candidatus Zymogenus saltonus, a single window of DNA contains:
- a CDS encoding PAS domain-containing protein, protein MSEDKLIKVLYMEDDTGLANLIRGRLKRSGYEVDIAGDGDVGLAMFEENPYDLVLIDQNMPGKNGLEVIRILSSKNEIIPMIMITGEGDENVAVKAMKLGVNDYIVKDIQGHYIELLSVVIENVLDRYRLIAGKTNAEDNVKRLEKEKEAILNSILEQVIYLDTDFKVIWANRAAGELTGMSTKDFVGNKCHDILNLSKKTCENCPVSEILNFKKGKKVEIISSDGRIWSVNCSPVLDDEEEVEGIVEVRHDITAEKIAEKSLLDSKEMFRMLAENTKDFIYRYQLSPIKGFEYVSPSVVDVTGYNQDEFYSDSEMLIKIVDPGERDLMERNIKKPDQYNKLFTIHWVKKDGERILIEQRIAPIFNEEGNMMAIVGIARDISDRDNGNGLTAKKK, encoded by the coding sequence ATGTCGGAAGATAAGCTGATCAAAGTCCTTTATATGGAAGATGATACAGGCCTTGCGAATCTCATCAGGGGAAGGCTCAAGAGAAGCGGGTACGAGGTCGATATCGCGGGGGATGGAGATGTGGGACTGGCCATGTTTGAGGAGAACCCCTACGATCTTGTGCTTATAGATCAAAATATGCCGGGGAAAAACGGCCTGGAGGTAATTCGCATTTTGAGCTCAAAAAACGAGATCATCCCGATGATCATGATAACCGGTGAGGGCGATGAAAATGTGGCCGTAAAGGCGATGAAGCTGGGCGTAAACGACTACATAGTCAAGGATATTCAGGGTCACTATATCGAGCTTCTGTCCGTGGTTATCGAAAACGTCCTTGACAGGTACCGGCTTATTGCCGGCAAGACAAATGCCGAAGACAACGTAAAGCGATTGGAGAAGGAGAAGGAGGCGATTTTAAACAGCATTTTGGAGCAGGTTATTTATTTGGATACGGATTTCAAGGTTATCTGGGCAAACAGGGCCGCGGGGGAGTTGACGGGGATGTCTACAAAGGATTTTGTCGGGAACAAATGCCACGACATTTTGAATTTGAGCAAGAAAACTTGTGAAAATTGCCCGGTATCCGAAATACTGAATTTCAAGAAGGGCAAAAAGGTGGAGATCATCTCCTCCGACGGCAGGATATGGTCGGTCAACTGCAGCCCGGTTCTTGATGACGAGGAGGAAGTGGAGGGAATAGTCGAGGTAAGGCACGATATAACCGCAGAGAAGATCGCCGAAAAGTCGCTGTTGGATTCCAAGGAGATGTTCAGGATGCTGGCCGAGAACACCAAGGACTTCATATATCGTTATCAGCTCTCCCCCATAAAGGGATTCGAGTATGTAAGTCCCTCGGTCGTCGATGTTACTGGTTACAATCAGGATGAATTCTATTCCGACTCGGAAATGCTCATCAAGATTGTCGATCCGGGTGAGAGGGATCTAATGGAGAGAAATATCAAAAAGCCCGACCAGTACAACAAGCTCTTTACAATTCACTGGGTGAAAAAAGACGGGGAAAGGATACTGATTGAACAGCGCATCGCGCCCATCTTCAATGAAGAGGGAAATATGATGGCAATCGTGGGAATAGCCAGAGATATCTCCGACAGGGATAATGGTAACGGTTTGACCGCTAAAAAGAAGTAG
- a CDS encoding DUF3800 domain-containing protein, which translates to MYIDEVGNSDLGASKDPNHRFLSLTGLIMSLDYVSTTVFPRLEAIKKEFFESHPDNPIILHRKELVNRRHHFQALRDSEIEKKFNEDLLSLLSELDYVVITVTIDKLEFKTRYEIWRHDPYHYCLTILMERFVLWLKRNNSSGDVLAESRGGREDRRLKSAFEYIYNKGTDYIDPVVFKETLTSKQLKVKSKSNNIAGLQLADIIAHPSLRASIARHNGQDLPDNFGGKIAEILERKKYDRSPNNQIEGWGRKWLP; encoded by the coding sequence TTGTACATTGATGAAGTAGGCAATTCAGATTTGGGGGCTTCAAAGGACCCCAACCATCGATTTTTAAGTTTAACGGGATTGATAATGTCGTTGGATTATGTATCCACCACCGTTTTCCCACGGCTGGAAGCGATTAAGAAGGAATTCTTTGAATCACATCCTGACAATCCGATTATTCTCCATAGAAAAGAATTAGTAAATAGAAGGCATCACTTTCAGGCACTTAGAGATTCAGAAATAGAAAAAAAGTTCAATGAAGATTTATTGTCTCTATTGAGTGAATTAGATTACGTTGTAATTACCGTAACAATTGACAAATTAGAATTCAAAACTCGATATGAAATATGGCGCCATGATCCATATCACTACTGTTTAACCATCCTCATGGAAAGATTTGTTTTATGGCTGAAAAGAAATAATTCTTCAGGGGATGTACTTGCAGAATCGAGGGGAGGCAGAGAAGATCGAAGACTTAAAAGCGCATTTGAGTACATTTATAATAAAGGAACTGATTATATAGATCCGGTTGTTTTTAAAGAAACATTAACCAGTAAACAATTGAAGGTAAAGTCTAAATCTAACAATATTGCCGGTCTCCAACTTGCAGACATAATTGCTCATCCAAGCCTTAGAGCTTCAATTGCGAGACACAACGGTCAGGATTTGCCGGATAATTTTGGAGGGAAGATAGCGGAAATACTTGAGCGCAAGAAATACGACAGAAGTCCAAATAATCAGATAGAGGGGTGGGGTAGAAAATGGCTACCATAA